A genomic region of Manihot esculenta cultivar AM560-2 chromosome 15, M.esculenta_v8, whole genome shotgun sequence contains the following coding sequences:
- the LOC110601062 gene encoding non-functional NADPH-dependent codeinone reductase 2 has protein sequence MESIPRSVLLSSGKTIPLLGYGTAEYPFGASSETMKDSILHAIKLGYRHFDSAALYQSEQPLGEAISDALQLGLVKSRDELFITSKLWCCDSHHDSVLPALRKTLKNLSLDYLDLYLIHFPVSLKSDEYELPVKKKDLVPFDVKSVWEGMEECLKLGLTKSIGVSNFSCKKLETLLATAKIPPAVNQVEMNPLWQQKKLRDFCEQKGIHISAYSPLGATGTLWGTNLVLDCKVLKEIAEAKGKTTAQVCLTWAYEQGVSVLVKSFNKERMKENFSIFDLELSEDDLQKINELPQRKGFPALEFISDDGPYKTTEELWDEEIDLSSVNV, from the exons ATGGAGAGCATTCCACGATCCGTCCTTCTTTCAAGTGGCAAAACCATTCCTCTTTTAGGTTATGGAACAGCTGAGTACCCTTTTGGTGCTTCATCTGAGACCATGAAAGACTCCATTCTCCATGCGATAAAACTGGGCTATCGCCACTTTGATTCTGCTGCTCTTTACCAATCTGAGCAACCCCTCGGCGAAGCAATATCAGATGCCTTGCAGCTTGGCCTTGTAAAGTCCAGGGATGAGCTCTTCATCACTTCCAAGCTTTGGTGCTGTGACTCTCATCATGACTCTGTCCTCCCTGCATTACGTAAAACGCTCAA GAATCTTAGTTTGGATTACCTCGACCTGTACCTGATTCACTTTCCTGTGAGCTTGAAGTCAGACGAATATGAGCTGCCTGTCAAGAAAAAAGACCTTGTTCCATTTGATGTCAAATCTGTATGGGAAGGTATGGAAGAGTGTCTAAAGCTTGGCCTCACAAAATCCATTGGAGTCAGCAACTTCTCGTGCAAGAAGCTTGAGACACTGTTAGCTACTGCAAAGATTCCACCTGCTGTTAATCAA GTGGAGATGAACCCACTTTGGCAGCAAAAGAAGCTGAGAGACTTCTGCGAGCAAAAGGGTATCCATATCAGTGCTTACTCTCCCCTAGGAGCCACAGGAACCCTATGGGGTACAAACCTAGTCTTGGACTGTAAGGTGCTCAAAGAGATTGCTGAGGCTAAAGGAAAAACTACAGCCCAG GTGTGCTTGACATGGGCTTATGAGCAAGGAGTAAGTGTGCTAGTGAAGAGCTTCAACAAGGAGAGgatgaaagaaaattttagcATATTTGATTTGGAACTAAGTGAAGATGATTTACAGAAGATCAATGAACTTCCCCAGCGCAAAGGATTTCCAGCTCTCGAATTCATCTCCGACGATGGTCCTTACAAAACTACTGAAGAGCTTTGGGATGAAGAGATTGATTTATCTTCAGTTAATGTTTAG
- the LOC110601148 gene encoding non-functional NADPH-dependent codeinone reductase 2, with amino-acid sequence MGSIPKAKLGSTDKTIPLVGFGTAEFPFGASSETMKDSILHAIKLGYRHFDSAALYQSEQPLAEAISEALQLGLVKSRDELFITSKLWCSDAHHDCVLPALRKTLKNLKLDYLDLYLIHWPVSVKPGEYELPVKKNDLVPFDAKSVWEAMEECLKLGLTKSIGVSNFSCKKLETLLATANIPPAVNQVEMNPLWQQKKLRDFCGRKGIHVSVYSPLGGKGTLWGTNLVLDCKVLKEIADAKAKSIAQVCLRWAYEQEVSVLVKSFNKERMKENVDIFDWKLSQEELHKISQLPQRKGFPGLEFISHEGPYKTVEELWDEEIDLSSDNI; translated from the exons ATGGGGAGCATTCCAAAGGCGAAACTTGGTTCAACTGACAAAACCATTCCTCTCGTAGGTTTTGGAACAGCTGAATTCCCTTTTGGTGCTTCATCTGAGACCATGAAAGACTCCATTCTCCATGCAATAAAACTGGGCTATCGCCACTTTGATTCTGCTGCTCTTTACCAATCTGAGCAACCCCTCGCCGAAGCAATATCAGAGGCCTTGCAGCTTGGCCTTGTAAAGTCCAGGGATGAGCTCTTCATCACTTCCAAGCTTTGGTGCAGTGACGCTCATCATGACTGTGTCCTCCCTGCATTACGTAAAACGCTCAA GAATCTTAAGTTGGATTACCTCGACCTGTACCTGATTCACTGGCCTGTGAGCGTGAAGCCAGGCGAATATGAGCTGCCTGTGAAGAAGAATGACCTTGTTCCATTTGATGCCAAGTCTGTATGGGAAGCTATGGAAGAGTGTCTAAAGCTTGGCCTCACAAAATCCATTGGAGTCAGCAACTTTTCGTGCAAGAAGCTTGAGACCTTGTTAGCTACTGCAAATATTCCTCCTGCTGTCAATCAA GTGGAAATGAACCCACTTTGGCAGCAAAAAAAGCTGAGAGACTTCTGCGGGAGAAAGGGTATACATGTGAGTGTGTACTCTCCTTTAGGAGGCAAAGGAACTCTGTGGGGTACAAACCTAGTCTTGGACTGTAAGGTGCTAAAAGAGATTGCTGATGCCAAAGCAAAATCTATTGCTCAG GTGTGCTTGAGATGGGCGTATGAGCAAGAGGTAAGTGTGCTAGTGAAGAGCTTCAACAAGGAGAGGATGAAAGAAAATGTTGACATATTTGATTGGAAACTGAGTCAAGAAGAACTACACAAGATCAGTCAACTTCCACAGCGTAAAGGGTTTCCAGGTCTTGAATTCATCTCCCACGAAGGTCCTTACAAAACTGTTGAAGAGCTTTGGGATGAAGAGATTGATTTATCTTCAGACAATATTTAg